In Carya illinoinensis cultivar Pawnee chromosome 10, C.illinoinensisPawnee_v1, whole genome shotgun sequence, one DNA window encodes the following:
- the LOC122278515 gene encoding uncharacterized protein LOC122278515: MDSGNPGESRRGGIIGDSKGDVMVGFAHSYGHVIDIIAECRAFLDKLWLCEQLGLWDLLVEWDSAIIVGWLASGVCRYWVLYDFWEEVKDIVSELNVRFYHIFRECHMVADFLAK; the protein is encoded by the coding sequence ATGGACAGCGGTAACCCAGGTGAGTCAAGAAGGGGTGGTATTATTGGGGATTCTAAAGGTGATGTAATGGTGGGATTTGCTCATTCTTATGGTCATGTTATTGACATCATCGCCGAATGTAGAGCTTTTCTTGATAAGCTTTGGTTGTGTGAGCAATTGGGTTTGTGGGATTTACTGGTAGAGTGGGATTCAGCTATTATAGTTGGTTGGCTAGCATCGGGAGTGTGCAGATATTGGGTTCTTtatgatttttgggaggaagttAAAGATATTGTTAGTGAGTTAAATGTTCGTTTTTACCATATTTTTAGAGAATGCCATATGGTGGCAGACTTTTTGGCAAAGTAG
- the LOC122278863 gene encoding (S)-scoulerine 9-O-methyltransferase-like has product MEVQEDGDHFISSQLAGLASAQMALRAAIELKVFSIIADAGPDAHLSAAEITSKIPTKDPSSAACTLERMLRVLGANSILSIARKPLGNNGEHGRHEWTYGLTKKSRCLVNSSTTDEATFSTSFILFATEREVLESQRTIKDAVLDPGSSPFYKAYGVNFYDYMGEKPRLRQLFNEFLEVISKLIFDDMFKFYGGFKDLKELMDVGGGIGTTLAKITSMYSHVRGLNFDLPDVIAAAPKLPGVKHVAGDMFKSIPNAQTILLKWILHNWDDEHCKKLLINCWEALPRDGKVIIVEMAISEALGNNLEATDVLIQDYFMMLLMNGGKERTLAEFEDLGKAVGFTKIKIFPMPRWSIHVIEFHK; this is encoded by the exons ATGGAAGTCCAAGAAGATGGAGACCATTTCATAAGCTCGCAGTTGGCTGGTTTGGCTAGCGCCCAAATGGCTCTAAGAGCTGCAATTGAGCTGAAAGTGTTCAGTATAATCGCAGATGCAGGGCCTGATGCTCATCTTTCTGCAGCAGAGATAACTTCAAAGATCCCAACAAAAGATCCAAGTTCTGCAGCATGCACTTTGGAGAGGATGCTAAGAGTTCTTGGTGCAAACTCCATCTTATCAATAGCTCGAAAGCCATTAGGAAATAATGGAGAACACGGACGCCATGAATGGACCTATGGCCTGACAAAGAAAAGCCGATGCTTAGTGAATAGCAGTACCACCGACGAGGCAACTTTCTCAACTTCCTTCATCTTATTTGCTACTGAAAGGGAGGTGCTGGAGAGCCAACGTACGATCAAGGATGCGGTGCTTGATCCTGGAAGCTCGCCATTCTACAAGGCCTATGGGGTGAACTTTTATGACTACATGGGAGAGAAGCCAAGACTGAGACAATTGTTCAATGAGTTTTTGGAAGTTatctctaaattaatttttgatgatATGTTTAAGTTTTACGGCGGCTTCAAAGATTTGAAGGAGTTGATGGACGTGGGGGGCGGCATCGGAACCACTCTTGCAAAGATAACCTCTATGTATTCACACGTTCGTGGATTGAACTTTGATCTGCCCGATGTAATTGCTGCTGCTCCCAAGCTCCCAG GTGTAAAGCATGTGGCTGGAGATATGTTCAAATCAATCCCAAATGCCCAAACAATTTTATTGAAG TGGATACTCCACAACTGGGATGATGAGCATTGCAAGAAGTTGTTGATAAATTGCTGGGAAGCATTACCAAGAGATGGAAAGGTGATAATCGTGGAAATGGCAATCTCTGAAGCATTGGGAAACAATCTCGAGGCAACGGACGTTCTTATTCAAGACTACTTTATGATGCTCCTAATGAATGGAGGTAAAGAGCGAACACTGGCAGAATTCGAGGATCTGGGAAAAGCTGTAGGGTTTACTAAAATTAAGATCTTCCCAATGCCTCGTTGGTCAATTCATGTTATAGAgtttcataagtaa